Proteins encoded in a region of the Bacillus methanolicus genome:
- a CDS encoding RelA/SpoT family protein, translating to MANDQVLTAEQVIDCTRKYLNEEHVNLVKKAYEFAKAAHSDQYRKSGEPYIIHPIQVAGILADLEMDPITVAAGFLHDVVEDTDVTLEEMREAFNDEVAMLVDGVTKLGKIKYKSHEEQQAENHRKMFVAMAQDIRVILIKLADRLHNMRTLKHLPLEKQRRISNETLEIFAPLAHRLGISKIKWELEDTALRYLNPQQYYRIVNLMKKKRAEREQYLDEVIEEVRNRLNEVSIKAEISGRPKHIYSIYRKMALQNKQFNEIYDLLAVRIVVNSIKDCYAVLGIIHTCWKPMPGRFKDYIAMPKPNMYQSLHTTVIGPKGDPLEVQIRTFEMHRIAEYGIAAHWAYKEGKSVNENSSFEEKLTWFREILEFQNDTANAEEFMESLKIDLFSDMVFVFTPKGDVIELPAGSVPIDFAYRIHSEIGNKTIGAKVNGKMVTLDYKLQTGDIVEILTSKHSYGPSQDWLKLAQTSQAKNKIRQFFKKQRKEENVEKGREMVEKEIRNMDFDIKEIMTAENIMRVTEKFNFANEEDMYAAVGYNGITALQVANRLTEKWRKKRDLEQVTTISHAVNELKSFPSVKKRESGVRVSGIDNLLIRLSRCCNPVPGDEIVGFITKGRGVSVHRSDCPNINTGDAKERLIPVEWETGLNDRKEYNVDIEISGYDRRGLLNEVLQAVNETKTNISAVSGKSDRNKVATIIMSIAIHNVSHLQKVVDRIKQIPDIYAVRRIMN from the coding sequence ATGGCGAATGATCAAGTGTTAACCGCCGAACAAGTCATCGACTGCACTCGAAAATATTTAAATGAAGAGCATGTGAACCTGGTAAAAAAGGCTTACGAGTTTGCCAAAGCTGCTCATTCAGACCAATACAGGAAATCCGGAGAACCTTACATTATCCATCCGATCCAAGTGGCGGGGATTCTTGCTGACTTGGAGATGGATCCGATTACGGTTGCCGCCGGCTTTCTTCACGATGTTGTCGAAGATACAGATGTAACGTTAGAGGAAATGAGAGAAGCTTTTAACGATGAAGTGGCCATGCTTGTCGATGGTGTAACAAAGCTCGGAAAAATAAAATATAAATCGCACGAAGAGCAGCAAGCTGAAAACCACCGAAAAATGTTTGTAGCGATGGCTCAGGATATTCGCGTCATATTAATTAAACTTGCCGACCGCCTTCATAATATGAGGACACTTAAGCATTTGCCTCTTGAAAAGCAGAGACGTATTTCGAATGAAACGCTCGAAATTTTTGCTCCGCTCGCACATCGTCTTGGAATTTCAAAGATAAAATGGGAACTCGAAGATACGGCATTAAGATATTTAAATCCTCAGCAATATTATCGAATTGTCAATTTAATGAAGAAAAAGCGGGCAGAGCGGGAGCAATATCTTGATGAAGTGATTGAAGAGGTCCGAAACAGGCTTAATGAAGTTTCCATTAAAGCGGAAATTTCCGGCCGGCCAAAGCATATTTATAGTATCTATCGAAAGATGGCTCTTCAGAATAAACAGTTTAATGAAATTTACGATCTTCTTGCTGTCAGAATTGTCGTAAACAGCATAAAAGACTGTTATGCTGTTCTTGGCATCATTCATACGTGCTGGAAGCCAATGCCGGGGCGGTTTAAAGATTATATTGCAATGCCGAAACCGAATATGTACCAATCACTTCATACGACAGTGATTGGCCCAAAAGGGGACCCTCTGGAAGTCCAAATCCGCACGTTTGAAATGCACCGTATAGCCGAATACGGAATTGCTGCTCACTGGGCTTATAAAGAGGGGAAATCAGTAAACGAGAATTCTTCCTTTGAAGAAAAGCTTACATGGTTCCGTGAAATTCTCGAATTTCAAAATGATACTGCGAACGCAGAAGAATTTATGGAATCATTAAAAATTGATTTGTTTTCAGATATGGTCTTCGTGTTTACACCGAAGGGTGATGTCATTGAACTGCCTGCCGGTTCCGTACCGATTGATTTTGCCTACAGAATTCACTCTGAAATTGGAAATAAGACAATCGGCGCTAAAGTAAACGGGAAAATGGTTACACTTGATTATAAATTGCAAACGGGAGATATTGTTGAAATTTTAACTTCCAAACATTCCTATGGACCGAGCCAGGACTGGCTGAAACTCGCCCAAACGTCACAGGCAAAAAATAAAATCCGCCAGTTCTTTAAAAAGCAGCGAAAAGAAGAAAATGTTGAAAAAGGAAGAGAAATGGTTGAGAAGGAAATCCGGAACATGGATTTCGATATAAAAGAAATTATGACCGCCGAAAATATTATGCGAGTTACAGAAAAATTTAATTTTGCCAATGAAGAGGATATGTATGCAGCAGTAGGGTACAACGGTATTACCGCTCTTCAAGTTGCGAATCGATTAACGGAAAAATGGCGGAAGAAGCGTGATCTAGAACAGGTAACAACTATTTCTCATGCGGTTAATGAACTAAAATCTTTTCCATCTGTCAAAAAACGGGAATCTGGTGTTCGCGTATCAGGTATTGACAATCTATTAATTCGGCTTTCACGATGCTGTAATCCGGTTCCGGGAGATGAAATTGTCGGCTTTATTACGAAAGGAAGAGGAGTTTCTGTCCACCGGTCTGATTGTCCGAATATTAATACGGGTGATGCAAAGGAGAGGCTTATTCCGGTTGAATGGGAAACAGGACTCAATGATCGGAAAGAATATAATGTGGATATCGAAATAAGCGGATATGACCGGAGAGGGCTGTTAAATGAGGTTCTTCAGGCTGTGAATGAAACAAAAACAAACATTTCTGCAGTTTCCGGAAAATCAGATCGAAATAAAGTTGCGACGATTATTATGTCCATTGCTATTCATAATGTCAGCCACCTTCAAAAGGTAGTAGATCGCATTAAACAAATTCCTGATATTTATGCAGTTAGAAGGATTATGAACTAA
- a CDS encoding adenine phosphoribosyltransferase → MDLKQYVTIVPDWPKPGIQFKDITTLMDNGAAYKYATDQIVEYAREKNIDIVVGPEARGFIIGCPVAYSLGVGFAPVRKDGKLPRETIKVKYGLEYGEDVLTIHKDAIKPGQRVLITDDLLATGGTIEATVKLVEKLGGVVAGIAFLIELTYLEGRRKLEGYDILTLMQY, encoded by the coding sequence ATGGATTTAAAACAATACGTTACGATTGTTCCTGATTGGCCAAAGCCTGGCATTCAATTTAAAGATATTACTACATTGATGGATAATGGTGCTGCATATAAATATGCAACAGACCAGATTGTTGAATATGCGCGGGAAAAGAATATAGATATTGTCGTAGGTCCTGAAGCAAGAGGCTTTATTATCGGCTGCCCTGTCGCATATTCATTGGGAGTCGGTTTTGCGCCTGTCCGCAAGGATGGAAAACTTCCTCGTGAAACAATAAAAGTCAAATATGGTCTTGAATATGGAGAAGACGTATTAACAATTCATAAAGATGCAATCAAGCCCGGTCAGCGAGTCTTAATTACAGATGACTTGCTTGCGACTGGCGGCACAATTGAAGCGACTGTTAAATTAGTAGAAAAGCTCGGGGGAGTTGTGGCCGGAATAGCATTTTTAATTGAGCTGACTTACTTGGAAGGACGCAGAAAGCTTGAAGGCTATGATATTTTAACTTTAATGCAGTATTAA
- the dtd gene encoding D-aminoacyl-tRNA deacylase, with protein sequence MRVVLQRSKEAKVTVDGNIVGEISKGLVLLVGVTHHDKEEDAKFLADKIANLRVFEDENGKMNLSLLDVGGEILSVSQFTLYGDCRKGRRPNFMEAAKPEQALNIYEAFNAFLREKGLKVETGKFGAMMDVQLINDGPVTLIVESK encoded by the coding sequence ATGAGAGTTGTCTTGCAGAGAAGCAAAGAAGCAAAAGTGACGGTAGATGGAAACATCGTTGGAGAAATAAGCAAAGGTCTCGTTCTCCTTGTCGGAGTCACCCATCATGATAAGGAAGAGGATGCCAAATTTCTTGCCGACAAAATTGCTAATCTTCGAGTATTCGAGGATGAAAACGGAAAGATGAATTTATCGCTTTTGGATGTCGGTGGTGAAATCCTGTCTGTGTCTCAATTCACATTGTATGGAGATTGCCGGAAAGGAAGGCGGCCCAACTTCATGGAAGCGGCAAAACCTGAGCAAGCTTTAAATATCTATGAAGCTTTTAACGCGTTTCTCAGGGAAAAAGGACTGAAGGTCGAGACGGGAAAATTCGGCGCAATGATGGATGTCCAGTTAATTAATGACGGACCTGTAACATTGATTGTTGAAAGCAAATAG